Below is a window of Lytechinus variegatus isolate NC3 chromosome 4, Lvar_3.0, whole genome shotgun sequence DNA.
ATTTTATCACCTGctgaaataggcctatacattccATGACATGGTTTATAATACGCGCAATTGTACAACCGATTTGATGTATTCCATGCGTTTTAAAAATCATTGCTTATTTCGTCAGAAAGCTGAATAGAGAgaaagggggtggggggagaAATAAAGGGCTTTTTAGAGAACAGAGTGAGATTGAATAAATTTTTATTACCATGTTTTTAACATTTAAATTCTTTCCACTAGCTCCTTCCCCCCTTCCCATGTTTACACAGTCAAGGGGCACTTTAATTGCTATAAGCAATCGCCCCCCTATACGCTCCCATCCTTTCCCCCCAATTTACCATTTTCCTCATTGTgtattattcataaaaataataataagaattaacattatttgtatagGGCTTATCACAAAGCATGCCTCTAATCGcttaggaaaaaataaaaatagagaaGGAATTTCAGCAAAAAACTATAGTAATTTTATAGTTCACAGTAGACTATCGACAATTGAGGGGCTTCATATGCGAAGGGAAAGgctatttaacaaaaaaatgtagATAAAAGTAAATAGtctgtatcttttttttacacGGACCTCATAccctttccattttcttctccGATTCCAGATGAAGTTCGAACCGGTACTTACCGTCAACTTTTCGGTCCCGAACAACTCATAACCGGTAAGGAGGATGCTGCCAACAACTACGCCCGTGGTCATTACACGGTCGGCAAGGAGATCATTGACCTCGTCCTCGACAGGGTTAGGAAGCTGGTATGTATCGATAAGCGCTGACCTTAAtatcacttctttttttttccttttttttaagtggAGTTACCGACTGGTCTAGTCTAAGGTACCTACATGAAAGTCCGAGGATCGATTCCCGATCACGGCTTCTTGGGCAAGACATTTGGATGCATTGTTCTTTCTATCATACATTGAATGGATGAAAATGCTAGtgtaacttttaaaaaaaaaacattgcgaTTGAAAAGTGTAATTGGTCAGTTATATCACAGTTATGACATCatataatattataattatcattataccATAGATTGCTATATTGTAAATCGGAGTTGTTTGTAAATTACAATAATTTGTAAACGTAAGTGTTTCAAGGTTAACGTTGGTTCGTATTGTAAGGTGGCATTGTTTATTGTAGAGGGATTGAAATCCTTGCTTCAAGACAAAGTTTGTTTTAtggagcgatttttttttatacaaaaaatatcacatCTTCCCATCCAGTTGCCATTCCTCATTTTCCTGCTCTTCCTGCCACACATCTTCCTCCCATTaaccttctttctttctcgaATTCCCCCCTCCTGGTTCTCTTCTCCTCTTTCGTCAACCGGTCAACAGACCACGAATACGCCACAtaactttctttgtttcatccatccattcatttccCCGACGCCGTTCTCTTCATTGCATAAGTTTTTACTACCCTAATTCtctttatattgatttaattgtCCACACATGGAAAAAGCACCCCGATCTTCATAACTgttcaacattttattttgtcagGCCGATCTGTGTTCTGGACTCCAGGGGTTCTTGGTCTTTCATAGTTTCGGTGGAGGCACGGGATCAGGTTTCACATCGCTTCTCATGGAACGACTTTCAATCGACTACGGCAAGAAATGCAAGCTCGAGTTCGCCATCTACCCCGCACCTCAGATCTCAACTGCCGTGGTGGAACCTTACAACTCAATCTTAACAACCCATACCACACTGGAACACTCCGACTGCGCCTTCATGGTCGACAACGAGGCCATCTACGATATCTGCCGTCGAAACCTTGACATCGAGCGTCCGACGTACACGAATCTCAACCGCCTGATCGGACAGATTGTATCTTCGATTACGGCGTCGTTACGCTTCGATGGCTCTTTAAACGTCGACCTGACGGAGTTCCAGACCAATCTGGTGCCCTATCCTCGTATCCACTTTCCCCAAGTTATCTACGCCCCGGTTGTTTCGGCTGAGAAGGCATATCATGAGCAACTAAGCGTTTCAGAGATCACCAACTCATGCTTTGAGCCAGCCAACCAGCTAGTCAAGTGTGATCCTCGTCATGGGAAGTACATGGCCTGCTGTCTCCTGTACCGTGGTGATGTCGTCCCCAAGGATGTCAACGCCGCAATTGCTAGCATCAAGACCAAGCGCACCATCCAGTTTGTCGACTGGTGTCCAACTGGCTTCAAGGTCGGTATCAACTACCAGCCACCCACTGTCGTCCCTGGCGGCGACCTTGCTAAAGTTCAACGCGCCGTCTGCATGTTGAGCAACAACACAGCCATTGCCGAGGCATGGGCTCGTCTCGACCACAAGTTCGATCTGATGTACGCCAAGCGTGCTTTCGTCCATTGGTACGTCGGAGAGGGTATGGAGGAAGGAGAGTTCTCCGAGGCTCGTGAAGATTTGGCTGCTCTCGAGAAGGACTACGAAGAAGTTGGTGTTGACTCGGTCGATGGTGAAGAGGAGGCCgaagaagatgatgaatatTAAATAACAAAAACTTTTCTCTCTGTAGATGTATGCATGCAATATTAATTTAttaaagttttgaaattatAGTATGGAGGTACAAGGAGGCTCTTTCTTCTGCATTCCCTAGTGCCTTACATCTTTCTTTTGCTACTCTTTTAAAATCACTGTTCgtgaaattaatatttatattttcggTTGTGATACTGAATACATTTTAGAAAGAgttttcatccaaatcatccTCCGATATTCCATGAGTAAATATCCGAGATCGGTGTAGTACGGAAGACCGCACCGCCAAGGTCGAGGTCAGATTGTCCTTGGAAAAGGATCGAAGGCCAAACACTTTAAAGCTCCTCGGCCAAGTTTTAGGCCAATAAGACTACTAGTAGTTATCCGAGACCAAGTGCAGGAATAAGGACACACATTATCTTCGAGGGACACAACGTTGAGACCATGCCTAAGGTACAAATCTCGGGGAAAGGACTATGAATTCACCCACAGGAGGGGATTGGTGGAGGACTAAGCTATACTGCCTTTGAGATTGGGAGGGATATGTTATCCCTCGTTGTCAACTGCACTTGCGCAATTATCACTTTATATGCGATTTGGATAGTTGTGGGATAATTACAGGTTTGCTCATGCTGTAAAGTAAATAAGCATAACCAAAAATTGACGAAAGCTCTCCAACGTTAGAGGTTGAGAACATGGCGGgggcaaacaaaaacaaaaggaatgtcaaattatgaaattataACAGTTATGTCAAATTTTGAATCATCACAAATCTTTAATTTTTCCCTCACTTTCCTCAATCAAAGGGCTTAAAGGCctattcagaaataaaattTGAGCAAAAGGTCATATTCCTAAAGGGTTACAAAAGAATGCCATACCATATAGGTTGGAGAAACTAATTCCTTGCCTGAGTGTGATAAATTATTCCTTTTCGAACTGCCTTATCATGGATAAGTTTGGGTTTCTTTTTAGTTTCTTAACAATGGTAATCCTGACCCTCAGTCATTtctatattattcatttttttttttctaaagaacaACTTTATTAAATCGTGTTTATGACAATGATTGTATCGTAGATTATATCTTAATCTTGTCTGAAATAAAATTGATCCTTGCTATTATTTGTTCATCCATTGTAGTTTGCAATCGCATATATGATTTTCGTTCTtagatattttgtatttttacttaTTAAATCTCCTTGTAAACAATGACACCTCCCTTATCTCTTAATATATTAGTGGTAGAAACATAGgaatttatttagtaaattatttcataacaTTCCATAAATAAGCTGTTTTAGAGCATTCTAAACGCATTTTTATTTGAGGGAGCGCCCAATGTCTGTACATAttcttatacatatatataaaaacaatcataaGACTGTTTTGTAAATGATGAATCatggtaagatttttttttcggaaaAAACGTATATTGTTTTTGTTCAGAACTCAATAATGCCAATACCTTGGAAATCAtatatattacatgaaaatgatgatctGACTACGTACGCTGACAATAACAAATCGAACATTCGATGTGCCCAAAGTTTACATTTATTTCGGCATGACATTTCATGCGAAAGAGATATAACAATCAGAATATTGTTACCTCCAAACTACAACTGCTCTTTTTTAATGCCTTTCATATCTATTTGTCGATAGTCtttaaatttgttattgtttgaatgtaCCGCTTGACAATCGATAGGATCTTTGTGTTAACTATCATTAATAAGTAGAATCTGTTgcgaaaaggaaaatgaaaaataaaaaaaaggctttcttttcaaatttggcatgatTTGATATGTTTGCTTACAACTCACAAGAGCTGCTCTGATGATACAttgtatgtctttttttaaataataaagctATCCACATTTTCATCATTGATACATTCAAACTAATTTCATTATTCTGTTTCAATTATTTACGTAGATGAGTGCACAGTTGTACCGCAGATCAGAAGCGGGTCCACGAGGgccaaccacccccccccaaaaaaaaagtggccaggggcctgttgcataaaactttttacctgaggaaactctggtaaaaactgaaaactaggttagtctgatttctgccattgactttatcACAGGacgaaaactctggtaaaaacaacctgagttttcccaggtaaaaagttttatgcaacgggccccgaTTAATAAAGGGAGAGGGGTAGAGTGTGGGGGGGGCAGAGCAAAGCAACCtgtttcacttttctttcactGACACAAAATTGGCAATGAATGCCTACTTGGCTGTAAGAAATTTTACCTTCACAATTCATCAGTAAACACTGGCAGAAAATTTTATGCAACATACCGATCTGAATACAAGAACAGAAGTTAGatcaagagagagaggggggggggggggagaaagagggTGAGGAGAGGAAGAAGACAGTTGTGTATTGTTCACATACTACCGGTATTCAAATATATTCTTGACATTCTTCCTTATAAACACTGAACATATATATCTCCCTTTCCATCCTCTCCTTTtcacccccttctctctccccctctctcgtatcccttctttcccctctcccttccctttccttttctctcttttcctactttttattttttaattgataaacCTAAAGAGTAACCACATCCAGTAAAATAAATCTGATTTGCTTCAAAGAGtttcttttcatcattttattttcatttattgggTCAGAGGACCAACATATTTCCATTTTCTACAGATAGAAGTAGATACGGCtctgagaagaaaaaaaaacaaaaatacaaactaATCGTTTGTACATCATTTTGtcacatttgtaaaaaaaaccaaGACGAGACAAATATCTGATCACGAAGGTTTTACAGATGATGGCTTGTCAATACTCAATAGTCATTCAATAGAAATGGGATTTAAATGGTATACTGACTGCATAGTATAAATTAAGATGCATGGGACATAGACCGGAACATAGCTAGCAATCTATTATCGTTGATAGTATACCAAAATGGGCAAAGACATCAACCAAACGTTACAGTAATTcaacagggttttttttacttctagaaattgtgtacattgtaaacAAAGTTCTGGGGAGCATGTCAGTCATGAAAGAAATCCGACACTTTATCTGACAAGtttcattttatctgacagttaccatagtaagtGATTCTCAGCCGAACAAAATCAAGGTAATTTGTCACATCTGGCAACTTAAAATGTTCTCCTAGGGAGCATTACATGAATAtcttgtctgacaagttgtcacatctgacaactttccttgattttgattcgctgagaagcacagttcctatggtaactgtcagatataatgggacttgtcggataaaacatccgacaagtcctttcatgaaacactccacTGATCTCTCTATATATCCAACCATACATCAACTAAATGAGCAGAGGACTACCTCATTTATAcatttaattcattaataaaCCATAATTTTCCTTTTAATAAGTGGGTAAGGTCAATAAATGtacaaataatttatattacaGGATTATTACTTGATTATTTGTTAGTCTAAAGACCATTTCTTTTTGGGATTCAGAGCAGtcgacatgaatattcatatagaACACTTGTATCAGaccaaaaataatcataatacaaaTACGAGTGTCGTCCACAATGGAAATAAAGCATTACTGAACATGAcaagaattataaaaataaaaataacatgaataataatactaaaaacagcaaataaatgaaatacaagaaaaaggaaatagatATTGCTTTCACGTTACTTAAACAAGAATGAATGTCGTATTCTTGTTTTGCatacataatatcataaatTC
It encodes the following:
- the LOC121413409 gene encoding tubulin alpha-3 chain-like, whose translation is MRECLSLHLGQAGVQMGNACWELFCLEHGIQPDGQMPSDKTIGGGDDSFNTFFSETGAGKHIPRAVYVDLEPTVIDEVRTGTYRQLFGPEQLITGKEDAANNYARGHYTVGKEIIDLVLDRVRKLADLCSGLQGFLVFHSFGGGTGSGFTSLLMERLSIDYGKKCKLEFAIYPAPQISTAVVEPYNSILTTHTTLEHSDCAFMVDNEAIYDICRRNLDIERPTYTNLNRLIGQIVSSITASLRFDGSLNVDLTEFQTNLVPYPRIHFPQVIYAPVVSAEKAYHEQLSVSEITNSCFEPANQLVKCDPRHGKYMACCLLYRGDVVPKDVNAAIASIKTKRTIQFVDWCPTGFKVGINYQPPTVVPGGDLAKVQRAVCMLSNNTAIAEAWARLDHKFDLMYAKRAFVHWYVGEGMEEGEFSEAREDLAALEKDYEEVGVDSVDGEEEAEEDDEY